From Alteromonas sp. RKMC-009, one genomic window encodes:
- a CDS encoding rhodanese-like domain-containing protein — MRKIIVVSALIIVAVVATTFYWPKEAEADGFRSVQATPFMLEKVKADEWLLIDVRTPQEYADGHIPGAINMPHEAIGDYVEQLNDAKDKPIIIYCRSGRRAQIAMQMLEQKQFTGISHLEGDMLGWTEAGLPVERM; from the coding sequence ATGCGCAAAATCATTGTTGTTTCTGCTCTTATTATCGTTGCCGTTGTTGCAACAACCTTTTACTGGCCAAAAGAAGCCGAAGCCGACGGATTCCGCTCAGTTCAGGCAACGCCTTTCATGCTGGAAAAAGTGAAAGCCGACGAGTGGTTACTCATCGACGTGCGTACTCCGCAGGAATACGCTGACGGCCATATTCCCGGCGCCATCAACATGCCTCACGAAGCCATCGGCGACTATGTGGAACAGCTGAATGATGCCAAAGACAAACCTATCATTATTTACTGCCGCTCCGGGCGTCGGGCGCAAATAGCAATGCAGATGCTGGAACAGAAGCAGTTCACCGGTATCAGTCACCTTGAAGGCGATATGCTGGGCTGGACAGAAGCCGGTTTGCCCGTAGAGAGAATGTGA
- a CDS encoding DUF2721 domain-containing protein, with protein sequence MQIDIATPAMLFPAISLLLLAYTNRFLTLATIIRNFARENRDENTQAQIRNLRQRILFIKRMQIAGVVSFFLCVLSMLAIYLTYQLAGNWIFASSLVCLMYSLWMSVREILISVEALDFHLDGIKDNKK encoded by the coding sequence ATGCAGATAGATATTGCTACGCCGGCCATGTTGTTTCCGGCGATTTCACTGTTGCTCCTGGCTTACACGAACCGCTTTCTGACACTGGCAACGATAATCCGTAACTTTGCCCGTGAAAACCGCGACGAAAACACACAGGCGCAAATCCGTAACCTGCGCCAGCGCATTTTATTCATAAAACGCATGCAGATAGCCGGCGTTGTCAGCTTTTTCCTGTGTGTCTTATCCATGCTTGCCATTTACCTGACATATCAGCTGGCCGGAAACTGGATTTTCGCCTCCAGTCTGGTGTGTCTGATGTATTCATTGTGGATGTCTGTGCGGGAAATCCTGATCTCTGTTGAAGCACTGGATTTCCATCTGGATGGCATAAAAGATAATAAAAAATGA
- a CDS encoding GNAT family N-acetyltransferase, with protein sequence MKNNKPSASDITYVPLAPEHFEGVLLLGNRIQGDGYLSHFSLEEMYHKGWHDNINASYVALYNGEIAGFRLTFAHSQWQPDEWCSVAEWPVDPSRVCYFKCNTVDDRLQGCGIGSRLLEIATQKAKEQGALAGLAHIWLGSPGNSAFRYFSKNGGKLIARHSGKWRYASIHEGYDCPVCPGYCECEGAEMMIVFP encoded by the coding sequence ATGAAAAACAATAAGCCATCAGCCAGCGATATTACTTACGTTCCCCTTGCGCCGGAGCACTTTGAAGGCGTGTTGTTATTAGGCAACCGTATTCAGGGTGACGGTTATCTGTCTCATTTCTCTCTGGAAGAAATGTATCATAAGGGCTGGCACGACAATATTAATGCCAGCTACGTTGCTCTGTATAACGGTGAGATCGCCGGATTCAGACTGACCTTTGCTCACTCCCAATGGCAGCCTGACGAATGGTGTTCTGTGGCAGAGTGGCCGGTGGATCCGTCACGTGTGTGTTATTTCAAATGTAATACAGTAGACGATCGCCTGCAGGGATGTGGCATTGGCAGCCGCTTGCTGGAAATCGCCACACAAAAAGCGAAGGAACAGGGTGCCCTGGCGGGCCTGGCGCATATCTGGCTGGGTAGTCCGGGTAACAGTGCCTTTCGTTACTTCAGTAAAAACGGTGGTAAACTGATTGCCAGACACTCCGGTAAATGGCGTTATGCTTCCATTCATGAAGGCTATGATTGCCCTGTTTGTCCCGGTTATTGTGAGTGCGAAGGGGCAGAAATGATGATTGTATTTCCGTAA
- the tyrS gene encoding tyrosine--tRNA ligase, whose product MTDWQTALAEIKRGTDEILPEEELIEKLKSGKTLTIKAGFDPTAPDLHLGHTVLINKLRTFQQLGHNVVFLIGDFTGLIGDPTGKNVTRKPLSKEQVLENAKTYQEQVFKILDKEKTQIRFNSEWMDALGAAGMIKLAASQTVARMLERDDFKKRYNGGQPIAIHEFLYPLVQGYDSVALKSDVELGGTDQRFNLLMGRELQKENGLSQQAVVMVPLLEGLDGVQKMSKSLNNYIGITDAPNDMFGKVMSISDDLMWRYYDLLSFRPLEEVAELKAKVEAGANPRDIKIELAKEIIARFHDEAAAEGAHQDFIQRFQKNAIPDDMPEVSVAMEADGIAIGNLLKEAGLVGSTSDAMRMIKQGAVKIDGEKVEDTRLVITEAGEAVYQVGKRKFARVTLTA is encoded by the coding sequence ATGACCGATTGGCAAACCGCTTTAGCTGAAATTAAACGGGGTACGGATGAGATCCTGCCTGAAGAAGAGTTAATTGAAAAACTCAAGTCAGGCAAGACGCTGACCATCAAGGCTGGTTTCGATCCTACGGCACCAGACTTACATTTGGGTCACACCGTCCTGATTAATAAACTTCGCACCTTTCAGCAGTTAGGCCATAACGTTGTGTTCCTGATCGGTGATTTCACCGGTCTTATCGGTGATCCTACCGGTAAAAATGTGACACGCAAGCCTTTAAGCAAAGAACAGGTATTGGAAAACGCTAAAACGTATCAGGAACAGGTATTCAAAATCCTCGATAAAGAGAAAACGCAGATTCGTTTTAACTCTGAGTGGATGGATGCACTGGGTGCGGCTGGTATGATCAAACTGGCGGCCAGCCAGACGGTAGCCCGTATGCTTGAGCGTGATGACTTCAAAAAGCGTTACAACGGTGGTCAGCCAATCGCTATTCACGAATTCCTGTACCCGCTGGTTCAGGGTTATGATTCTGTTGCACTGAAATCAGATGTTGAGCTGGGCGGTACTGATCAGCGCTTTAATCTGTTAATGGGCCGTGAGCTGCAAAAAGAGAACGGTCTGAGCCAGCAGGCGGTAGTGATGGTACCACTGCTGGAAGGTTTAGACGGCGTGCAGAAAATGTCTAAATCGCTGAATAACTACATCGGTATTACTGATGCGCCGAACGATATGTTTGGTAAAGTTATGTCGATTTCTGATGATCTGATGTGGCGTTACTACGACCTGCTGAGCTTCCGTCCTCTTGAAGAAGTGGCAGAACTGAAAGCGAAGGTTGAAGCCGGTGCGAACCCCCGTGATATCAAAATCGAACTGGCAAAAGAGATCATCGCCCGTTTCCACGACGAAGCTGCAGCAGAAGGCGCGCATCAGGACTTTATTCAGCGTTTCCAGAAAAACGCCATCCCTGATGACATGCCGGAAGTGTCTGTTGCCATGGAAGCTGACGGTATTGCCATCGGTAACCTGCTGAAAGAAGCGGGGCTGGTGGGTTCTACCTCTGATGCCATGCGTATGATTAAGCAGGGCGCTGTGAAGATTGACGGTGAAAAAGTCGAAGATACCCGTCTGGTGATCACAGAAGCCGGTGAGGCCGTGTATCAGGTGGGTAAACGTAAGTTTGCCAGAGTTACACTGACAGCATAA
- a CDS encoding OapA family protein, giving the protein MRLKFTVVLKTFKNLPKPHRTGLVIASFLLGGLILLPSEPVEASRHQESLILDAGVRYPVALSVIETPEIYVEEDEGSWETFKVGRGDTLAKIFKRAGFSARDTYDVTQAGELAKTLVTLIPGDELQLRAGEDGSFDGLRYAISYKEALLIKRNAEDDGLTAQLEAKEIETRYSFAQGEIDSSFWNAGVDAGLTDNQIMHLAGIFGWDIDFAMGIRQGDLFNIVYEENYIDGEFVGYGDIVAAEFVNQGERFVAIQHDDGNYYTPEGRSMRKSFLRAPINFKYVSSNFTKARFHPVQKRWKSHNGTDYVAAVGTPIMAAGDGKVIEASYNRFNGNYVFIQHGEKYVTKYLHLKKRGVKRGDTVKQGQTVGYLGSTGMVTGAHLHYEFLVDGVHRNPRTVELPKARPIDSSEKDAFMKIAEVRLGQLDNTKRLMLAMK; this is encoded by the coding sequence ATGAGATTGAAATTTACCGTGGTTCTGAAAACATTCAAAAATCTTCCCAAACCACACCGGACCGGATTGGTGATCGCCAGTTTTTTACTGGGTGGTCTTATTCTTCTTCCTTCTGAACCGGTCGAAGCAAGTCGTCATCAGGAATCCCTGATTTTAGACGCAGGTGTGCGTTACCCTGTTGCGCTTTCAGTCATTGAAACGCCGGAAATCTATGTCGAAGAAGACGAGGGTAGCTGGGAAACATTCAAAGTGGGTCGTGGCGACACACTGGCTAAAATATTCAAGCGTGCAGGTTTTTCTGCCCGCGATACTTATGACGTGACTCAGGCAGGCGAACTGGCAAAAACCCTGGTCACCCTGATTCCGGGTGACGAATTGCAGTTGCGCGCCGGTGAAGATGGCAGTTTTGACGGACTGCGTTACGCCATTTCTTATAAAGAAGCGTTGCTTATCAAGCGCAATGCTGAAGACGATGGCCTCACCGCCCAGCTGGAAGCGAAAGAAATCGAAACCCGCTACAGCTTTGCACAGGGTGAAATCGACTCCAGCTTCTGGAATGCCGGTGTTGATGCCGGTCTCACCGACAATCAGATCATGCACCTTGCGGGTATTTTCGGCTGGGATATCGACTTCGCTATGGGTATCCGTCAGGGCGATTTGTTCAATATCGTGTATGAAGAAAACTATATCGACGGTGAATTCGTGGGTTATGGCGATATTGTTGCCGCTGAATTTGTGAATCAGGGTGAGCGCTTTGTTGCTATCCAGCACGATGACGGCAATTACTACACGCCGGAAGGCCGCAGCATGCGTAAGAGCTTTTTACGTGCGCCGATTAACTTCAAATACGTGAGTTCCAATTTTACTAAAGCCCGTTTCCACCCGGTGCAGAAACGCTGGAAGTCTCACAACGGTACAGACTATGTGGCAGCCGTCGGTACGCCAATCATGGCCGCCGGTGACGGCAAGGTTATTGAAGCGTCGTATAACCGCTTTAACGGTAACTACGTGTTCATTCAGCATGGTGAGAAATACGTCACCAAGTACCTGCACCTTAAAAAGCGTGGTGTGAAGCGTGGTGACACGGTGAAACAGGGCCAGACAGTAGGCTATCTTGGTTCAACAGGTATGGTAACCGGCGCTCACCTTCACTATGAATTCCTGGTAGACGGTGTACACCGTAACCCCAGAACCGTAGAGTTGCCGAAAGCGCGCCCTATCGACTCATCAGAAAAAGACGCCTTTATGAAAATTGCTGAGGTACGCTTAGGTCAGTTGGACAACACCAAGCGTCTGATGCTGGCGATGAAATAA
- a CDS encoding D-2-hydroxyacid dehydrogenase, which produces MNTHKLAVLSNEAQEYAPLIPALLPDNVVLDCITTEPGDVDKDSVTILLADPDLAAMVIPQMPALKWCQSVWAGNRPLLALDRQDYLLTAAKGIFGVQMREYVFTWLLHYSRSVDDYAQAQRNAVWSPPRYARLQGKTLGITGAGSIADALLPVAEVFGLNVIGLSRSGKPKAGYTAMYTQASVHEFAGRCDFVLNLMPDTPDTRGLLNADFVSALPGECVLINAGRGSAIVEEDVLSALDNGQLKAAVLDVFNEEPLPASHPFWQHPKIKITQHTAAESRPADVAALFADNLQRYLSRQPLMHQFDFTRGY; this is translated from the coding sequence ATGAACACCCATAAGCTGGCAGTGCTCAGCAATGAAGCGCAGGAATATGCGCCGTTGATCCCCGCATTACTTCCTGACAACGTGGTACTTGATTGCATTACAACGGAGCCCGGGGATGTGGACAAAGACAGTGTCACCATTCTGCTGGCGGATCCGGACCTCGCTGCCATGGTGATCCCTCAAATGCCGGCACTGAAATGGTGTCAGTCGGTTTGGGCCGGCAACAGGCCCTTACTGGCGCTGGACAGACAAGACTATCTGCTGACAGCAGCAAAGGGGATTTTCGGGGTACAGATGAGGGAATATGTGTTTACCTGGCTGTTGCACTATTCCCGCTCTGTTGATGATTATGCACAAGCACAACGCAATGCTGTCTGGTCACCTCCCCGCTATGCCCGTTTGCAGGGTAAAACGCTCGGGATCACCGGCGCGGGTTCCATTGCGGATGCATTATTGCCGGTGGCAGAAGTATTCGGGTTGAATGTCATCGGGTTAAGCCGCAGTGGTAAACCAAAAGCAGGTTACACGGCGATGTACACGCAGGCGTCAGTGCATGAGTTTGCCGGCCGGTGCGATTTTGTACTGAATCTGATGCCGGATACGCCGGACACAAGAGGTTTACTGAATGCTGATTTCGTTTCTGCATTGCCCGGTGAATGTGTACTGATTAATGCCGGGCGGGGCTCTGCCATCGTAGAAGAGGATGTGCTCTCTGCACTGGATAACGGGCAACTGAAAGCCGCAGTACTGGATGTCTTTAATGAAGAACCATTGCCAGCCTCACACCCATTCTGGCAACACCCTAAAATCAAAATAACGCAGCACACCGCGGCGGAATCCCGCCCTGCCGATGTAGCTGCGCTATTTGCAGATAACTTACAGCGTTATTTATCCCGTCAGCCCCTGATGCATCAGTTCGATTTTACACGGGGCTATTAG
- a CDS encoding glutathione S-transferase family protein, which translates to MKLYGSVTSPYVRRIRIVLSATEHEFINLNIFEGEGRDILASKNPILKVPCLEDDGQLVFDSRVIHSYLLAKLDLPPLSWDQENQLTMIDGANDSFVQLFMLKRSGIEATNDQLFVRLQKERIASTLGLLNEMVSAGEFDGWGYPSVALFTLIDWVEFRELHPLTGFDALKAFREQHIDRIEVTATDPRG; encoded by the coding sequence ATGAAACTGTACGGCTCCGTTACATCGCCTTATGTTCGCCGCATCCGCATCGTGCTGTCTGCTACAGAGCACGAATTTATTAATCTGAACATCTTTGAGGGTGAGGGCCGGGACATACTTGCATCTAAAAACCCTATCCTGAAAGTGCCGTGTCTTGAAGATGATGGACAGTTAGTCTTCGACTCCCGTGTGATCCACAGTTATTTGCTGGCAAAGCTGGATCTGCCACCTCTGAGCTGGGACCAGGAAAACCAGTTGACGATGATTGACGGTGCTAACGACTCGTTTGTTCAGCTTTTCATGCTTAAGCGTTCAGGCATTGAGGCTACCAACGATCAGTTGTTTGTCCGCCTGCAGAAAGAACGTATTGCTTCTACGCTTGGCTTGCTGAATGAAATGGTCAGTGCCGGCGAGTTTGATGGCTGGGGTTATCCGTCGGTGGCGCTGTTTACACTTATTGACTGGGTTGAGTTCCGTGAACTGCATCCCCTTACCGGTTTTGATGCGCTGAAAGCCTTCCGCGAACAGCACATTGACCGGATAGAGGTCACCGCTACTGACCCCCGCGGTTAA
- the erpA gene encoding iron-sulfur cluster insertion protein ErpA has protein sequence MSVEMALPIDFSDSAAKKVKELVTEEENPNLKLRVYVTGGGCSGFQYGFTFDEKVNEGDMTIEKDSVTLVVDPMSLQYLVGGTVDYVDGLEGSRFLVDNPNATTTCGCGSSFSI, from the coding sequence ATGTCTGTAGAAATGGCGCTGCCAATCGATTTTTCTGATTCTGCTGCGAAGAAAGTGAAAGAGCTGGTCACAGAGGAAGAAAATCCGAATCTGAAGTTGCGTGTGTATGTCACTGGCGGTGGCTGCTCGGGCTTTCAGTATGGCTTCACTTTCGACGAGAAGGTAAATGAAGGTGACATGACCATCGAAAAAGACAGCGTTACGCTGGTGGTCGATCCTATGAGCCTGCAATATCTGGTGGGCGGTACCGTTGATTATGTAGACGGTCTGGAAGGTTCCCGCTTCCTGGTGGATAACCCCAACGCCACAACCACCTGCGGGTGTGGTTCAAGCTTCAGTATCTGA